Proteins found in one Brevibacillus brevis genomic segment:
- a CDS encoding TetR/AcrR family transcriptional regulator, protein MSSSKSLTSSEKLMIAAIDLIAERGYNGVTTQEIATAAGLSEKTLFRHFGSKRNLLESAFDRFHYTEGLTKLFAEKLTWNLREDLLLISRTYHEMMNRNRKMILISIKDEAHLPGFRERTQKHPRQLMVLFTDYFKEMGKKGKMIQTNPEAQATAFMVMNFGAFLNDLDGTSNFSGVSLDVFIEESVEVFARGLTP, encoded by the coding sequence ATGAGCAGCAGCAAAAGTCTTACAAGCAGTGAAAAACTGATGATAGCCGCAATCGATCTCATCGCGGAAAGAGGTTACAACGGCGTAACCACGCAAGAAATCGCCACTGCGGCAGGATTGAGCGAGAAGACGTTGTTTCGTCACTTCGGCAGCAAGCGGAATTTGCTGGAGAGCGCCTTTGACCGTTTTCATTACACGGAAGGACTGACAAAGCTTTTCGCGGAGAAGCTTACGTGGAATTTGCGCGAGGATTTGCTTTTAATCAGCCGAACGTATCACGAAATGATGAACCGCAATCGGAAAATGATTTTGATTAGCATTAAGGATGAGGCCCATTTGCCCGGATTCCGCGAGCGGACCCAAAAGCACCCGCGACAATTGATGGTACTGTTTACAGATTACTTCAAAGAGATGGGTAAAAAGGGCAAGATGATCCAAACAAACCCGGAGGCACAGGCAACTGCCTTTATGGTTATGAATTTCGGGGCGTTTTTGAACGATCTGGATGGCACTAGCAATTTTTCAGGGGTATCCCTGGATGTATTTATCGAAGAGAGTGTAGAGGTTTTCGCTAGGGGTTTGACTCCCTAG